The Bacteroidia bacterium DNA window AATTTACCCGCAAAGAGGCTGAAAAGGTGATTGCAGAAGTATTTGCTGAGAGAAATGATAAAGTTGATTATCTAATTGGTACAATGATTGAGGTTCCAAGAGCCGCTCTCACTGCCGATGAGATTGCAAAAACTGCCCAATTCTTCAGCTTCGGTACTAACGACTTAACTCAAATGGCTTGTGGGTTCTCCCGCGATGACTCAGCTAGCTTCTTAGGCCCATACGTTGAAGATACCGATAAACAAATCTACGACTACGATCCCTTTGAAACGATCGACATTGATGGAGTTGGTAAGCTTGTCCAAATGGCAAAAGAGCTTGGTAGAAAAGCAAATCCAGATATCCACTTAGGAATCTGTGGTGAGCACGGAGGAGATCCAAAATCGATCGATTTCTGTCACCAAGTTGGA harbors:
- a CDS encoding pyruvate, phosphate dikinase (catalyzes the formation of phosphoenolpyruvate from pyruvate), which gives rise to FTRKEAEKVIAEVFAERNDKVDYLIGTMIEVPRAALTADEIAKTAQFFSFGTNDLTQMACGFSRDDSASFLGPYVEDTDKQIYDYDPFETIDIDGVGKLVQMAKELGRKANPDIHLGICGEHGGDPKSIDFCHQVGLDYVSCSPFRVPVARLAAAQAVLNN